The following proteins are encoded in a genomic region of bacterium:
- a CDS encoding selenoprotein B glycine/betaine/sarcosine/D-proline reductase, translated as MTDNDAAMRQHAASTPMPEFPEPAFTKPPALRDAKVAIVTSAALVREGGDPWQSDDFHFETIPDEARDLKLGHLSPNFDRSGFASDINVVYPVDRLHELAERGLIGSVAKHHYAFAGNQPDTLSELRHDTGPQCARKMLDEGVDIVLLTPV; from the coding sequence ATGACCGATAACGACGCTGCCATGCGCCAGCATGCGGCCAGCACGCCGATGCCCGAGTTTCCAGAGCCCGCATTCACCAAGCCGCCCGCTCTGCGCGACGCCAAGGTCGCCATCGTCACGAGCGCCGCGCTCGTACGCGAAGGGGGTGACCCCTGGCAGTCCGACGACTTCCACTTCGAGACGATCCCGGACGAGGCCCGCGACCTGAAGCTCGGACACCTGAGCCCGAACTTCGACCGCTCCGGCTTCGCGAGCGACATCAACGTCGTGTACCCGGTCGACCGCCTGCACGAGCTGGCCGAACGCGGGCTGATCGGCAGCGTCGCGAAACACCACTACGCCTTCGCCGGCAACCAGCCCGACACACTCTCCGAGCTGCGCCACGACACCGGACCGCAATGCGCGCGCAAGATGCTCGACGAGGGTGTGGACATCGTTCTGCTGACACCCGTCTGA
- a CDS encoding nuclear transport factor 2 family protein: MADSAREIENLLYTYAERIDAGDFSGVAELFRHGRVVAWASAEQKATFEGSEQVLGMYQTATRLYDDGTPRTRHVTTNAIVKADDESGTGESRSYYTVLQQTDALALQPIICGHYHDRFRKIDGRWWFASRDIFVDLFGDLSQHMLYDLG, from the coding sequence ATGGCGGATAGCGCACGCGAGATCGAGAACCTTCTCTACACGTACGCCGAGCGGATCGACGCGGGCGATTTTTCCGGAGTGGCCGAGTTATTCCGGCACGGGCGGGTCGTTGCCTGGGCGAGCGCGGAACAGAAGGCGACTTTTGAAGGCAGCGAGCAGGTCCTGGGCATGTACCAGACCGCGACGCGTCTCTACGACGACGGCACACCGCGCACCCGGCACGTGACGACCAACGCAATCGTGAAAGCCGATGACGAGTCGGGCACCGGCGAGTCCCGAAGCTATTACACGGTCCTTCAGCAGACTGACGCGCTCGCCCTACAGCCGATCATCTGCGGTCACTACCACGATCGCTTCCGCAAGATCGACGGCCGCTGGTGGTTCGCGAGCCGCGACATATTCGTCGATCTATTCGGCGATCTCAGCCAGCATATGCTGTACGACCTGGGCTAA
- the yghU gene encoding glutathione-dependent disulfide-bond oxidoreductase — MTDSSSYTPPKVWKWDAESGGRFASINRPIAGATHEKELPVGENPLQLYSLATPNGVKVTVLLEELLAIGKKGAEYDAYLINIGEGNQFGSGFVAANPNSKIPALVDHSTSPPTRVFESGAILVYLAEKFGAFLPEEPSARAECMSWLFWQMGSAPYLGGGFGHFYAYAPEKFEYPINRFAMEVKRQLDVLDRNLAERKFLGGDEYTIADMATYPWYGSVVLNNIYEAEEFLEAKSYTNVMRWASEIQERPAVQRGRRVNKAWGPEEERVPERHSAADLDIASGAE; from the coding sequence GTGACCGACTCCTCTTCGTACACGCCGCCGAAAGTCTGGAAATGGGACGCCGAGAGTGGCGGGCGTTTTGCCAGCATCAATCGCCCGATCGCCGGAGCCACCCACGAAAAGGAGCTGCCCGTCGGGGAAAACCCACTGCAACTCTATTCGCTTGCCACGCCCAACGGCGTGAAGGTGACGGTGCTCCTGGAGGAACTACTGGCGATCGGCAAGAAGGGTGCCGAGTACGACGCCTATCTCATCAACATTGGTGAGGGCAATCAGTTCGGAAGTGGCTTCGTCGCGGCCAATCCCAACTCCAAGATTCCGGCCCTGGTCGACCACAGCACGTCGCCGCCGACCCGCGTCTTCGAGTCCGGAGCGATTCTGGTCTACCTGGCCGAGAAGTTCGGCGCGTTTCTGCCCGAGGAACCGTCCGCGCGGGCAGAGTGCATGTCGTGGTTGTTCTGGCAGATGGGCAGCGCCCCGTACCTGGGCGGCGGCTTCGGCCACTTCTACGCCTACGCGCCCGAGAAGTTCGAATACCCCATCAATCGCTTCGCGATGGAAGTGAAACGCCAGCTCGACGTGCTCGACCGCAACCTGGCCGAGCGAAAATTCCTGGGCGGAGACGAATACACGATCGCCGACATGGCCACCTATCCCTGGTACGGAAGCGTCGTGCTCAACAACATCTACGAGGCCGAGGAATTCCTCGAGGCCAAGTCGTATACGAACGTGATGCGCTGGGCGAGCGAGATTCAGGAACGACCCGCGGTCCAACGCGGCCGACGCGTCAACAAGGCCTGGGGCCCCGAAGAAGAGCGCGTACCCGAGCGCCACAGCGCGGCGGATCTGGACATTGCGTCGGGCGCTGAGTGA
- a CDS encoding DUF3604 domain-containing protein: protein MIKKILVGSLVLILVALAVGWLTVGRSLYAIRNATSIQTAPADYDLQDDSRVQIPAPQPQVALPRNPFKNVYWGDLHVHTEASFDATLFGTTLTVEDAYRFAKGEQMRSAGGELMQLSRPLDFVAITDHAESFGTTTRCDDDDGLSFIEKLNCWMMTTPNPLTFMLIRARALGGDDGQESDKTLPAGVYQNKSRNHPTTSNLPICTRGQGGVARCYRDSNSDWARYIELADRHNEPGVLTTFAAYEYSPVLPEAGKHHRNVIFNGDDLPDHAISFLNVGSAIELWRGLEEDCVAPCDFLTIPHNMNKGWGLFYSRHTWDGGTYDEQAWRLRKRREPLAEMYQVKGSSECALGVGATDEECAFSQILQPCEPGQTTGCAFQTSFIRQGLKIGLQMDRELGFNPFAFGLIAATDTHNAAPGDVEEWDFTGKAGAMTSPAIRRFRQVRKLKPYQTPLQFHTSGGIAAVWAQENSRDAIFEGMKRREAYATSGPRITLRFFAGWGFDESIVDDHGAIATATLGGVPMGGVLYPEDDWNDSPTFFAWVGADLMSAPLQRVQVVKGWIDADGSTHEKVWDVACSDGLEVDPTTQRCPDNGASVDLTTCQTLGDKGAGELIAAWKDPEFDPDQGAFYYVRALQNPTCRWSTYDAIRLGMPPDPRVPASIRERVWSSPIWIDPRG, encoded by the coding sequence GTGATCAAGAAAATCCTGGTGGGCTCTCTGGTTTTGATTCTGGTCGCCCTGGCCGTTGGCTGGCTCACCGTTGGACGATCGCTCTACGCCATCCGCAACGCGACTTCGATCCAGACCGCTCCCGCAGACTACGATCTGCAGGATGACAGTCGGGTGCAGATCCCAGCGCCGCAGCCACAGGTGGCCTTGCCCCGCAATCCGTTCAAGAACGTCTACTGGGGCGATCTGCACGTCCACACCGAGGCGAGCTTTGACGCGACTCTGTTTGGCACCACCCTGACGGTTGAGGACGCCTACCGCTTCGCCAAAGGCGAGCAGATGCGCAGTGCCGGCGGGGAACTCATGCAGTTGTCTCGACCGCTGGACTTCGTCGCGATCACGGACCACGCCGAGAGCTTCGGCACGACCACGCGCTGTGACGACGACGACGGCCTGTCCTTCATCGAGAAGCTGAACTGTTGGATGATGACGACGCCCAATCCGTTGACGTTCATGTTGATTCGAGCGCGCGCATTGGGGGGAGATGACGGGCAGGAGTCAGACAAGACGCTACCGGCCGGCGTGTACCAGAATAAGTCTCGCAACCATCCGACCACCTCGAATCTGCCGATCTGTACGCGCGGCCAGGGTGGAGTGGCTCGATGCTATCGCGACAGCAACTCGGACTGGGCTCGCTATATCGAACTCGCCGATCGCCACAATGAGCCGGGCGTCCTGACGACCTTTGCCGCTTACGAGTATTCGCCCGTTTTGCCGGAGGCCGGGAAACACCACCGCAATGTCATCTTCAATGGTGATGATTTGCCCGATCACGCCATCTCCTTTCTCAATGTCGGTAGCGCCATCGAACTCTGGCGAGGTCTCGAAGAGGACTGCGTCGCCCCGTGTGATTTCCTGACCATCCCGCATAACATGAACAAGGGTTGGGGGTTGTTCTACAGCCGTCACACCTGGGACGGTGGAACTTACGACGAACAGGCCTGGCGCCTGCGCAAGCGACGGGAACCCCTGGCGGAGATGTATCAGGTCAAGGGTTCTTCGGAGTGCGCGCTGGGCGTGGGCGCGACCGACGAGGAATGCGCCTTCAGCCAGATCCTGCAACCGTGTGAACCGGGCCAGACGACGGGCTGCGCATTCCAGACCAGCTTCATCCGACAGGGACTGAAGATCGGCCTCCAAATGGACCGGGAACTCGGCTTCAATCCTTTTGCATTCGGCCTGATTGCGGCGACCGATACCCACAACGCGGCTCCTGGTGATGTGGAGGAGTGGGATTTTACCGGCAAGGCCGGGGCGATGACCTCTCCGGCCATTCGGCGCTTTCGCCAGGTCCGGAAACTCAAGCCCTATCAGACGCCGCTGCAGTTCCATACCTCCGGTGGCATCGCCGCTGTGTGGGCACAAGAGAACTCCCGGGACGCGATCTTCGAGGGGATGAAACGACGAGAGGCGTACGCCACATCGGGACCGCGCATCACGCTGCGCTTCTTTGCCGGATGGGGTTTCGACGAAAGCATCGTCGACGATCACGGCGCAATCGCCACAGCGACCCTGGGCGGCGTGCCGATGGGCGGGGTCCTCTATCCGGAAGACGATTGGAATGACAGCCCGACCTTCTTCGCCTGGGTGGGAGCCGATCTGATGAGCGCTCCGCTCCAGCGAGTCCAGGTGGTCAAAGGATGGATCGACGCCGACGGATCGACACACGAAAAAGTCTGGGACGTCGCCTGTTCAGACGGTCTGGAGGTCGACCCGACCACCCAGCGCTGCCCGGACAACGGCGCGTCCGTCGATCTGACGACCTGCCAGACGCTAGGCGATAAAGGTGCGGGCGAGCTGATTGCGGCCTGGAAGGACCCCGAGTTCGATCCTGACCAGGGCGCTTTCTACTACGTGCGAGCCCTGCAGAATCCGACCTGTCGCTGGTCTACCTACGACGCGATCCGCCTGGGCATGCCCCCCGATCCGCGCGTGCCCGCCAGTATTCGAGAACGCGTCTGGTCCTCCCCGATCTGGATCGATCCAAGAGGATAG
- a CDS encoding tetratricopeptide repeat protein — translation MKQRRVSRVPQPEYISVRSEADDKEEARLLSFLVKSSFRIADVVEDLSALYCRTGRALESVPHLERALDLAETELMRARLLLTLGRVMEHARDYEAAAHFYRLGCDQDSDGDDVHYWLLNNLGFCLNQLGEHGEALEHCQAAIEYDPSRHNAAKNWGVAFEGLGRWADAALAYLVAAEVAPDDGRSLMHLEHLLAAHPEILRDDAEIEERVEECRETRETLRKQMH, via the coding sequence TTGAAGCAACGTCGCGTCAGCCGTGTCCCCCAGCCCGAATACATTTCCGTGCGCAGCGAAGCCGACGACAAAGAGGAAGCGAGGCTGCTCAGCTTCCTGGTGAAGTCATCTTTCCGAATCGCGGACGTGGTCGAAGACCTCAGTGCGTTGTACTGCAGGACCGGACGAGCGCTCGAATCCGTACCCCATCTGGAAAGGGCACTGGATCTGGCCGAGACGGAACTCATGCGCGCACGCCTGTTGCTGACGCTGGGACGCGTGATGGAGCACGCGCGTGACTACGAAGCCGCCGCTCATTTCTACCGGCTCGGCTGCGACCAGGACAGCGACGGCGATGACGTGCACTACTGGCTGCTCAACAACCTGGGCTTTTGCCTGAACCAGCTGGGCGAACACGGCGAAGCCCTGGAGCACTGTCAGGCCGCGATCGAATACGACCCCTCGCGCCACAACGCGGCAAAGAACTGGGGCGTTGCCTTCGAAGGACTGGGCCGCTGGGCGGACGCGGCACTGGCCTACCTGGTGGCCGCGGAAGTCGCTCCCGATGATGGCCGTTCGCTGATGCACCTGGAACATTTGCTGGCCGCACATCCGGAAATCCTACGGGACGATGCGGAGATAGAAGAGCGCGTGGAAGAGTGTCGCGAAACCCGGGAGACGCTTCGCAAGCAGATGCACTGA
- a CDS encoding alpha/beta hydrolase produces MQRMPTLVLFGAALVGVFFMWSRIIDRMIFQPTPGVDLRPEQVGLVGEDVFLETEDGVRIHAFWLPAQGATRALLFLHGNAGNASHRLPNAAELVALGTSVLLLDYRGYGLSEGTPREAGVYADARAALAYLMDELGFPENRIAVFGRSLGGAVAVDLVQERGIAGLILESTFTSVSGMTRSMLPPAAPFLNGRFDSESKISKLRAPLLFFHGDRDEIVPYVLGQKLFEAAPEPKAFETIVGAGHNDTTLVGGRSYFERIRRFLDQVAPG; encoded by the coding sequence ATGCAGCGCATGCCGACTCTGGTTCTATTCGGGGCGGCCCTCGTAGGGGTGTTCTTCATGTGGAGCCGAATCATCGATCGTATGATTTTCCAGCCCACGCCCGGGGTGGATCTGCGACCGGAGCAGGTGGGCCTGGTCGGCGAAGACGTCTTTCTCGAAACCGAAGATGGCGTGCGGATCCACGCGTTCTGGTTGCCCGCGCAGGGGGCGACGCGTGCGCTGCTATTCCTGCACGGCAACGCCGGCAACGCTTCGCATCGCCTGCCCAATGCAGCCGAACTCGTCGCCCTGGGAACCAGTGTGTTGCTGCTCGACTACCGCGGATACGGACTCAGCGAAGGGACTCCGCGAGAGGCCGGTGTGTATGCCGACGCGCGGGCCGCGCTCGCCTATCTGATGGATGAGCTCGGCTTTCCGGAGAATCGCATCGCGGTGTTTGGGCGCTCGCTCGGAGGGGCCGTGGCGGTCGACCTCGTACAGGAGCGCGGAATTGCCGGTCTGATCCTGGAGAGCACCTTCACTTCGGTGTCGGGCATGACCCGCTCGATGTTGCCGCCCGCCGCGCCCTTCCTGAATGGCCGATTCGACTCCGAGAGCAAGATCTCGAAACTGCGGGCTCCGCTGCTCTTCTTTCACGGAGACCGCGATGAGATCGTTCCCTATGTGCTCGGACAGAAGCTCTTCGAAGCCGCGCCCGAACCCAAAGCTTTCGAAACGATCGTGGGAGCGGGGCATAACGACACGACGCTCGTCGGGGGTCGGTCCTATTTCGAGCGCATCCGTCGCTTTCTGGACCAGGTGGCGCCGGGCTGA
- a CDS encoding DUF1854 domain-containing protein produces MNLERRTETRTPEKVKKADHRLATHPSLHLQRRVDGQLWATKGEQTRPVWVCRCFPWSDPGTQISLRDEEEDEFALVSDPSKLDSGSREALELALVEAGFVLEILRVDECEEEVEIRTWKVQTRQGERRFQTRRDDWPLPIPGGGLLIRDVAGDLFLVREPDELDRHSRGLLWAFVD; encoded by the coding sequence ATGAATCTCGAAAGACGAACCGAGACCCGGACTCCGGAAAAAGTGAAGAAGGCCGATCACCGGCTTGCCACCCACCCGTCGCTGCATCTGCAGCGGCGGGTCGACGGTCAGCTCTGGGCGACGAAGGGCGAACAGACCCGACCGGTGTGGGTGTGTCGCTGCTTTCCGTGGTCCGATCCGGGCACGCAGATATCGCTACGCGACGAAGAAGAAGACGAGTTCGCACTGGTTTCCGATCCCTCGAAGCTCGACTCCGGCTCGCGCGAAGCCCTCGAGCTTGCGCTGGTCGAGGCCGGTTTCGTGCTGGAGATCCTCCGGGTCGACGAATGCGAAGAAGAAGTGGAGATCCGCACGTGGAAGGTGCAAACCCGACAGGGCGAGCGTCGCTTCCAAACACGCAGGGATGACTGGCCCCTGCCCATACCCGGAGGAGGACTCTTGATTCGCGACGTAGCGGGCGATCTTTTCCTGGTAAGGGAGCCCGACGAACTCGATCGGCACAGTCGCGGCCTGCTCTGGGCCTTTGTCGACTGA